The Theobroma cacao cultivar B97-61/B2 chromosome 2, Criollo_cocoa_genome_V2, whole genome shotgun sequence genome includes the window TCTACAGAGACCTAAAACCGGAAAATGTTTTAGTAAGATCGGACGGTCACATCATGCTCTCTGATTTCGACCTTTCACTTTGCTCGGACGCGATCCCAGCGGTTGAATCCCCATCGTCCTCTCCGGACCCTACGTCTCCGCAGAACCAACCCTGCACTCGTCCGCAACCAACTCGTCTCTCCTGCCTCTTTCGCAGGCTCTTCCGGTCAAAGAAGATCCAGACGCTAACCCCGAGCAAGCTCTTCTTCGTGGCAGAGCCGGTCGCCGCCCGCTCACGGTCCTTCGTTGGGACGCACGAGTACGTCTCTCCCGAGGTGGCCTCAGGCGGGTCCCATGGCAACGCCGTTGACTGGTGGGCCCTCGGGATCTTCATCTACGAGATGATCTACGGGCGTACACCTTTTGCGGCTCCATCGAACGAGCTTACGCTGCGCAACATCGTCAAAAGCCCGCTCACTTTCCCAACCCACCCGCCTTCTTCCCTCTCTGAGCACCACGCGCGAGACCTCATCTCCGGGCTCTTGAACAAGGACCCTAACAGTCGGTTGGGTTCCAAACGGGGAGCCGCCGACGTCAAGACGCACCCTTTTTTCAAAGGACTCAATTTCGCGCTCATAAGGTCGCTTACCCCGCCCGAAATCCCGGGGTTAAGGCGGCAATCCACGACGACGACGTCGTGTTACCATCCGAAGAGCGAGGAACGGTCAACCGCATTTGATTACTTctgagaaaaaatgaaaaaagctCAGCGGCGACGTTTGCGCCACGTGTTCGGTGGGCTTCTGCCAGATTTTATCACTGGCGGGGTGACAGATGTGTATATTCGAGCTGTTTGTGTTTTCTATTcgatgtttttttttttttaacttttgtttAGGTTGACTTTGTATGGAAGATATGCATACCTAATTTACGTAAATATATTATgggaaaaaaatattcaaccaaaaaaaaagaaattaatggaTTAATGGGTTTGATGaggaatttttatttatttattataaagtCGAAGCAtcctttaattattttaattctataCGTAAATAACTTCACCAACAAAAAAGATTAACAAATAATCTAAATTTGACCTGACAATTGTTACCTCCTACTTATACTATTTAAAATGTagataaaaacaaaagttttatttttcatgtattttatattaaaactttaaaaaattttgtttatttatatttaatgatatGGAGGCATCGGATTCGAATAATACGAACTCCAAGACAATTtgtgaaaggaaaaaaaactcGAACGTAATAAAAGGATAAGTTCGTTCTGAGCATGTTATAACATGTTTTGCGAAAATCATTCTTGATTGGTACTCCAACATAACCcaaaaaaagttgaaagaaaGGTGAGAAACAATTTGGAAATGGCGTAAAGAGGAATCCCAGTGTCACAAAACTACAAGACAAAGGTATCCCAGTTGAAAGATGTTATGGCCCCCCATATTTAAAATTCAATGACCTTACGAGTATTTTCTACTTTAAGATtgtaataatttcaaaaataaaataaccatCAATGAATGAAGACTAGCTAGCCTTAGCAAGGTACCTAGGTTATTATTGTGCGCCATGAGTGAGTCGTTATGActcatttatttatatacCAATGATAACATATAGGGTATTTCTTAATTTCGAGATATCCGtgtttaaatttgattaaaatatatttatttgtttatgtaGTTAAAAATGAGATGAAACTTGATCTAACttgaattttaataattaaaaaattattatctataATCAAGATCAAATAATGAATACTATTCGTATTTAATTATAACTCTAACTCTACTCTCGAGcgtttgatttattaatttacgtaatatttttttgcttgaaaaatagaattttaatCTCCTttcttaaatttcaaaaaaaaaaaacattaacgTTTATAAATTACCCTAATCTTAGCTAAACGGACCTataaatatatgatatttACATAATACTCAATGTCATCTCTATATTTATAGCTCTAGTCTttgtcttcttttcttttttattggaAGTGGCTTCCAAtccatatatatttaactattttcgGATGCACGCTTCCCTTTCATGTGAATCTCGTGTTAAAAAGTGAAGGAAAACAAGCTTAGGTACCGAAGTCTAAAgttgtgaaaattcaaagcaaAAAAGTGTAATCTCATTGAAATGTGTTGAAGTAAGGTAATAATTGAACCAATCTTTTACTAGAAACCCAAGGACAGAATGAGACCTAAAGTACAAAAATGATTAAGATAATCTCAAACCTAATCAAGACTTCCATTGAAAAAAGTTTGGGAAGAATTTGGGATGATAAGGACAGGTCTAcaatgttaatttataaagggttttaattaaaatttaatgatttcccAAATTACAAGGAGGGTTTGGTGAATCATTTTGGATTTCTGCCACCCCATGCCTTtctgttttatatttttaccagTGGATTAGGTTGATTACTGGCATAAACTGACTTGTTCATCTTCCCAAAATTCGGTACCTTTTGACTAAAAAATAGCTTcagatttttatatttatctgTCTTTGGCTTTTGGGAACAAGCTAAGTTCTTCATGCCTGACTTAGGTTTAaggtataaatttattttaatttgaataattttttatttctcgatttaattttatcatatatttttgaagtgatatatatataaaaattgttagataatttgatgatttttaatGCAATGAGTACATGTAGGGTATTTTAAAGATTAAGTAAACTTCAATTATGgctttttgtaattttaatttttttacacaatacgttattttttaaaatttaattttttgtaaataagttttattttcataGTAGGTTACactgttaaattttttaacaaaattatcaaaatatatttaaaaatgcataataaaatattttttactttgtaATTCTGGATCAATccatatgaaattaattaaaaaatataaatattatataaaaaattataatatgataaaaagaataaagggGAAGTCTATTAAATCTGATGCTTACGTAAAAGTACTAAGTGCACTTTATTgatctttcttttgttttttttttttcctaaaattaattttttatgaaaatataccCCACATAGAATGGGACCCACAATAATATTTCAGGGGAAAGGGACCCACAAAGTATGCGCCGCGTAGACAGAGTGGGATAAGCATCATGTGGCAAGTAAGGAATCCAGTGGGACCAACCCATGTAGGACGATTTGCCTCTCAACCATCATCAAACGGCTGAGATTTTATCCTGAGTCATCCCCgaatttatctatttattttttaattaagaagGGATATAAATCAttggataataataattttagttGAAAACGAAGCTCCATAAGCCAAAAGGCGTGTAAAGGGGACGTGAGTTTTTGCATATGCCGAGGTTGTAAGAAAAGAACGGATCACAAACATTCTGTTCCCACGCGCTCTTTATGCCGTTCATGTCACATCTCCtactatttccttttttttttttccaaatattactttttaaagatattttcatattactataaatttaattataaattaataaattatttcaatttcatctaATTTTTATTAGACTTGACAATTTATGTTATCGTATCATAATTGTGTTGTATATGTTTTAGTTAAGTCAGTAACTTcattaatatatcaaaattaaatacaaattttggaatttcCAATGtaacttattttcaaaactccTTACCTATATTACCCCAAAGCTGTTTACAACTAGAATACAAACGCCcattcacactttcatcacCCAATTCATTACTAGAAAAGCAAACATTGCAAAACATAAAACATTAGACCACTAGTCTTTCTCTCAATAATTATACGaataatatgaatataatataattaataaatatacatttaacattaattatgttgtatttaagtaaaatattaataattgtataaataattataaatatgatataattaattaaataaattaaaattctaaacacgtatataaaaatgctaatttacatattatatgACACAATTATGTTAAGATAAACTCATTTGAACATAATATCACAAATAGATTATATAAATTCATATgataacataattaattaaataaattaaacatacCATATTCGAGTTAATCGTTTTCTCTAAACAAAATATGTTGGTGAGAGAATACAACAACATATATTTATAGGCGCTGGAGATATATGATTGTGTGGGAAAGCTGTTAGTATATAGTAATAATTGGGGGAGGGGGAGCTTTGACAACACATGGGGCTTGTCCATGTGATCACCTGCCAACCAGGCAGCTCCACCGGCTGGCTTAAAAGCGTTGTCTCCGCCCTTGTCTAGGCCCCCCCACCCCCAACATAATGCCACCATATAGCTGTCCCCACCCCTCCCCTAGCCTATCACCTTCACCCACGTGGCATCTTCCTCATGCTTTCCACGTGGCTACTTTTTGCCCCCCCCTTCCGTCCGGTTTAATTATAGTAATGTGCCTATTTGGTTTGGCCCCTGACCCGACCTTTGTCCCCTCTGGACTCAGGTTGCTTTGATTGTAAAGGACGTGAAAGAGAAAGGGTAATGCCGGTGATGAGATTTGAGAAAGAAGAGAAGCAAAAGGTAAAAACACAGACAGTGCATGCGTGAAGAAGAAGGAGGAGGGAAATGTGGGGGTGGggtattttttcttataattttctGATAATTTGTGGGATTGATGTTTTGTTGTCTTGGCTCATTTGGTATCAATGACATAAACatcataattatgaaatatgaataGCAATAAATACCCTTTAATCAGATATTCgattcaatatatataaaatataagtaTCATATATTTGAATTTGGGACAAATACCAATAACAAGTTTATTATAGAGATACGCATTTCGAGACATAAAGAGTATTAATTCaatgatataaaatgaattaaatactAATATTCATAGGTAAGAGAGATTTGGGGATGACTCTCGTTGATAATTAGGGGCAGATATTTGGAAATGGGGACCAACTAAGATGATCCTCCTCTCATAATTAAATAGTTTTGACTTTGTTTTTTAACAGACACAATCAAGCTCTTGTCAAGCAGATCCTTATCTAACTGTCCTTTaatatttgagaaaaaaaatacttttgtTGGGTTTGAGAGCAAAGATATTGAGAAAGAGGCAGAGAAAGATTGATTCCACAATGGGAAAGTGCCAGCTTGAGTTTTGATTGtgcaaaactaaaaaaatgcCAGCTATGTATCTCATCACCTAAGTTCAAACTCCAACTCTTCGATCAAGAAAGAAGTTATACGGATTGAATGCTCTACCAAATGATTTATTGATAGAAAATATTAGTATAATGGTGTTAATAGTCAAACTGTTGGTAATACTTAAAAGGTTTCAATGGCTACATTCTTCAATGCTAACATCTAATATTGTACTAACATGGCAATGACTAATTGTATGCCCTCGTCACTTCTTTCCCATCAaccaaatattattttatattcacgtaatattatcataaaaaaataaaattattacataattatattaatatattacgTTTTCATTCATTATAAATGATaacttaatataaaaaaacaaataatattaatgataAATACTTAAATATCTCATGGCAGAAAGGCCCAAAAAAGGGTGAAGGAATCAGATGGACAGACGTGGCATCATGGCAAACGATGCGAGAGTGTCAGATGGATAGTCAAGTCAATGGAAGGTGATGCTTGAAGTGCGTCAGATTGATAGATTGGGCATATCACGCCCCATTTTACCTTCTTTCCCATCCTTTTTTCTGTCCTCTGATGCTTATTGTGTCAGTTTGAAACCGCTAGTCTCCTCCCGATTGGCTCCTCCGCTCCCTGACAGAAACGGCGTCGCACgcaactctctctctctctgtaaATCCCAAAATtagcttaaaattttttaaaaaaaagaagaaagaaatgtgATCATGTGAGTTGAACATGCAACGTAACTTGTGCCTAGAAAGTCTATGGCCGAGAGGGAAGGCTAGTCTTACGTGGCCTATGGCCTGTGGAATTTTGGAACAgtcatttttcacatcaatGGCATAGATGAGGATTGCAAAACTTCCCCTAGCCCTGCCACTTGCTGCTTACGGCCTGTCATCTGTTCCTTTTTACGTAGTCATCGTCTTTCTCTCTGTTCCTACTATGATTATCTTAATTCAGATCAGCAAACTACTGCTCTACTTTCTTATAgtatttaatataaaagtaattaagAAATGTGTAAACTATTAATGCCAAGTAATTataagcttttctttttctcggACAAAAAATTTGGatcatttgtttatttattagaggacatgttaatttttttttgtatcatttCAATTCTAAAGAATGTTCCTGGCAAGTAATTGTAAGTTGATGGAAAACAAGTCATAGACTCTACAttagaaattttatattttataggGTAATAGCGAGTAGTACCTAAATGAATATCTGATATCACTTCATTccttcaaaattaaaatatttataatcgAATTGGAGTAATATacgaataaaaatattaagattTTTGTTACTTGAATATTACTTTGAGAGATGTCCATTTTTAATACAAATTGACCCGAAATAAATTAAGATGAAAAGCTGATAACAGGTAATTTAgttaaatgtatatttttaattcaattctaaAGAAGTAAAGGTAATTTACCCTTTGTTTTTACCTTAAATGTATATTTTGCATGAAAAGCTGATAACAGGTAATTGTATTTATGACCTGTATTTAGTTAGCAACATACATATTAGTACTACTAGTTTTTTTAACCATTATACACGAACTGAGTCCAAGCTCTCATTGGAGGTGGCTGCGACGAGAACACAGGCTTTGAACCAAAAAGTGGGCAGCCTCCAAGACCCAAAGGTCAAGTACCCAACCCATGAGACCTGAAGGGCCAGGCTAACAAGCCTAAGGGCTCAGTGACAACGCCCTACAATCCTTAAAATTAATGTTTCTTGCCCCCCGATGTGTGAGAATATGCACCTCCATTCAGGATCCAGAAATGGGTAgctttaatatatatatatatactagaGTATGACCCGTGTGCAGCACACGGGCCTCTTTGCAATCCCTCTCTTTGCTTCGACAATAAACTCTGATCTCTCAGCagccttttctttctctctctttgcttcaatgtcttttctctttcactctctctgCCCTCCACCTGGtcaattcttctttttaaatgTATTACAGAAATCACAACTTTTCAGATGGCAGCTTATGAGAATAAAAACGTGGCCAAATATGAAACTATTTTTTGATcttcaaattatatatgttatatatatatatatatttatttatttattaaaatctcTATCAATTCatacaaatcaaattaattctttaatcAATAACAAGCAAAATCAAATCACATATCTAAAAGAAGAAGTTTCTTTTGAAAAGATTAATCAACAACTAACCACTAATGAGATCAAACGACAAATAGaacaaatcaaaaaagaaatagaagatATAATTTGTTCTGATATTCCAAATGCATTTTGGGACAGGAAAAAACATCAAGTAGAATTACCTTatacaaaacattttaatgaaaaacaaatcCGCACAAAAGCTCGAGCAATACAAATGAACGAAGAAATAGAAGAATTttgcaaaaaagaaattaaggaTTTACTAGATAAAAAACTAATCAGGAAAAGTAATTCACCATGGAGTTGTTCTGCTTTCTATGTAATTAAAAATGCAGAAATAGAAAGAGAAACACCAAGACTTGTCATTAATTACAAACCATTAAACAAAGCACTGGAATGGATAAGGTATCCTACTCCCACAAAAAAAGATCTTCTTCAAAAACTATGTAATGCAAAAATATTCTCAAAGTTTGATATGAAATCAGGGTTTTAACAAATCCAGATCAAAGAAACTGAAAGATACAAAACAGCATTTACAGTTCCATTTGGACAATATGAATGGAATGTaatgcctttcgggttaaaAAATGCACCATCAGAATTCCAAAGAATAATGAATGAAATATTTAATCCCTACTCTCAATTCACAATAGTATATATTGATGATGTTTTGATATTCTCACAAAACTtacaaaaacattttaaacatCTCAAGATATTCATTGATATCATTAagagcatatatatatatatatatatgtatatagatacacacacacacacacacacacagagaACAAGGCATGTCTCTTTCTCATGCTAACTATGAAACTAGCTAATAGAAAATCACAACTTTTGCCTTGCAACAAAGGCATCCATCCCTTCCCAGATTCACCAAAGACATGGTTCCCGAGACCCGGGCTATAAAGCAACTAAAAACAACTTGATAAACTTTGATTCGCCACATGATTccaaaagataataataacTGCTATTTGTATAGATAGAAGAGTATACCAAAcaagaggtacaacaaaggtCCCTGGAAAAG containing:
- the LOC18607071 gene encoding protein kinase PINOID, encoding MFEYKRKSESELSSETRNSSSQSSMSSESCSSFSRLSFELPTSRSSPENLSLKPHRSSDFAYSAIRSATFASKTGLTFRDFRLLRRIGSGDIGTVYLCRLANADEKCYYAMKVVDKEALEMKKKVQRAEMEKKILKMLDHPFLPTLYAEFEASHFSCIVMEYCSGGDLHSLRHKQPQKRFSLSSARFYAAEVLVALEYLHMLGIIYRDLKPENVLVRSDGHIMLSDFDLSLCSDAIPAVESPSSSPDPTSPQNQPCTRPQPTRLSCLFRRLFRSKKIQTLTPSKLFFVAEPVAARSRSFVGTHEYVSPEVASGGSHGNAVDWWALGIFIYEMIYGRTPFAAPSNELTLRNIVKSPLTFPTHPPSSLSEHHARDLISGLLNKDPNSRLGSKRGAADVKTHPFFKGLNFALIRSLTPPEIPGLRRQSTTTTSCYHPKSEERSTAFDYF